The sequence below is a genomic window from Macadamia integrifolia cultivar HAES 741 chromosome 1, SCU_Mint_v3, whole genome shotgun sequence.
AAGACTTCAACCAAAATCATGGCTAATATCTCATCAGTGAGTTGGCATTTCCAATTTCCAAAGCTTAATTTCATTCTCTTTCAGATCTCATTATATTTCTTGCTTCTAGTCCCTCCTCCTGCAATTTCATTGAGTTTCAACTTTCCCAGTTTCAATTACTCGTTATTGGAAACTCCGATCATCGTACCCCAGTTAGATGCAGAACTCTCTGGTACAATCATCGACCTCACAAGAAATAACCTTAACCAATCTAGTCCTTATAGTCACGGTGGAGTGTTGTATAATGCTCCAGTTCCTCTCtgggacaagaagaagaaaaccctaGCGAACTTCACCACTCATTTCTCCTTCACCATAAGCGAATCCGATTACGACAAAGGTGGAGATGGGCTTACTTTTTTCCTTGCTCCTTATGGTTTTCAAATGGGAGGTAATTTTAATGGTGGTGGTCTTGGTCTTTTCTATAACCTACCAGTAAACAATACCGCAACCAATAGGCATATAGTTGCAGTTGAGTTTGATACATATCAGAATTATTGGGACCCAGATAGCAATCACATAGGTATCGACATCTATTCTATCGTATCTGTTCAAAATACCTCATGTGATGCGATTCTTTGGAATAAGATGACAGTAAATGCTGAGCCATGGGAGGCTACGGTTGATTATGATTCAAGTTCTTATAACTTGAGTGTTATATTGAGTTGTTCTAATAAATCTGTTTCTCCAGAGATCTGTGGCCTTAACTATGTTGTTAATCTGAGCGAGTATCTTCCAGAAGAGGTCACTTCAACCACTGAAGATGTCAATGGGGTATATCAGCTCAACTCCTGGGACTTCAGTTCAAGTTTGGAAATGGAAAATTCAGCACCAGCTCCAGCTCCAGCACCTGCACGAGCACCAGCACCAGTTCAAGGGCAAGTGGGAGTGTCCACCCAAGCATCCAAAAGGGGGGGCGgatcaataaaaaagaagataggAATGGCAGTGGGCGGAGCTTCCATGATTACTGTTTTGGGTTcgtttttgcttttgtttttcagGCGAAGGAATAATCTTAGTGACGCAGATGATGATGTGGTCTTAGATGTGCCCACTGGGCCAAGGGAGTTCTCGTATGCTGAATTGGCTGGAGCAACTAGCAACTTCGATGACAAACAAAAGCTAGGAGAGGGAGGATTTGGAGGCGTTTATAAAGGCTTCTTGAGTGATCTCAAAATGGATGTTGCTGTGAAAAGGATCTCTAAAGGGTCTAGACAAGGAATAAAGGAGTATTCATCGGAGGTGAAGATCATTAGTCGATTGCGGCATAGGAACCTCGTGCACCTTGTTAGTTGGTGCCACCAACGGAAAGAGCTACTTCTTGTGTATGAGTTCATGTCCAATGGAAGCCTTGATTCCCATCTATTTCAAAATAGGGGTTCCTTGACATGGGAGTTGAGATACAAGATAGCTCTTGACTTGGCCTCTGCATTACAGTATTTGCGTTGTCCACAGGGATATTAAATCCAGCAATGTAATTCTAGATTCCAAATTCAATGCTAAACTAGGGGATTTTGGTCTGGCTAGGCTTGTGGAAAATGAGGGAGAGCCACAAACAACTAATATAGCTGGGACCATGGGAGGAAGGCTTGTGGAACAGGAAAAAGGGACACAAACAACCAAGATAGCTCTTGACTTGGCCTCTGCATTACAGTATTTGCGTTGTCCACAGGGATATTAAATCCAGCAATGTAATTCTAGATTCCAAATTCAATGCTAAACTAGGGGATTTTGGTCTGGCTAGGCTTGTGGAAAATGAGGGAGAGCCACAAACAACTAATATAGCTGGGACCATGGGAGGAAGGCTTGTGGAACAGGAAAAAGGGACACAAACAACCAATGTAGCTGGTACCATGGGATACATGGCACCTGAATATGTTCTTACTGGGAAGGCTAGCAAAGAATCTGATGTCTATAGCTTTGGCATTGTTCTCTTAGAAATTGCTTGTGGAAGAAAGCCTGTTGAGAGGATGGCTAACCCAAGTGAAGTAGGTTTGGTAGGATGGGTTTGGGAGCTCTATGGAAGTCGAAAGCATCTCGAAGCAACTGACCCATGTATATGTATGGATTCTGATGTCAAGAAACAAGTAGAATGCATGATTGTTGTTGGGCTATGGTGTGCTCAACAAGACTACAATCTCCGACCATCTATTGGGCAAGCTATCAATGTTCTTAAATTTGATGCTCCACTGCCCATTCTCCCATGTTGTAAGGTGCCTGTTTTCTCTCCATTTCAATAGGAGTTTATATTCTCGATTACATTTTCCCATGGTTCTGCAGAATGTGACACAAGTCATACATTTCAATAGcagtttatttagttttttcttttttttattggatttcttTTCTACTGATGGTAATATCGAAGGTGGAACAGAGGTTCAAGATTACACTACATTCTTTGTATTATACATACTTTCTCGTAATTAATAAAATTCACTTGCTGACTCTTagcaaaaaacaacaaaaaaaaaaaagtgacacaaGTCCTACACAACACCACTTCagcttcttcctcatcttcccTCTTGAATAATtgttcccttctttttttcttctttttttggcttGCAGAAATGTAATATATTAAAATCACAAAGGCagttctccccccaccccccttcttttaatgtaatttttaaTTACAGAAACTTTTTTGTGTTGTTCTTTCATTAAATTTTGAATTGTTTGAACATGTCCTTAACTCCTTGTATTCAATTCCCTAGTGTTTTAATAATAGGATATTCCGTCCTTGCCATGTGATACTTCATTGATAttctaccttttcttttctgagTAATGTAATCAAAACTTTGCTAATAAAGTTGATTAtggataataaaaaaagataaaatcgGCCGCTGCCGTCATCCCAGGCGGGGTGGCGACCTAGCGTTTTGGAGGCTATGATTCCGATCAACTCCGGCGGATAACTCGGCCGAGTCTCCAAATGCATCTTCGGTTGCTTGTTGAGCAGATTTGCCATCTCTtcatctttcctctttttctttctttctgtggttttgaattgggttGGTCTCGTTCCCTTACTTTTAGCTTGAATTAACCCATGTGTGTTCAATCTTCTGTTTAATGGATCCTTCTTCATCTCCCCCACTGTTAGGGATGGGGAGGGGCTTCCCTTGGCATCTGCTACTGCTGTGACAGTTAATGGAGCAAGGGTCTTGAAGGCCTCGCTGCTCCCTGCCTCCGGTCTTGAGGCTTTCCCCCCGTTATCAGTCCCTGCTACTGGTTCGCCTGGCCAGTCATATCTTAGCTGATCTTGATGGTGCGGTGGAAGGCTGTTCAGTCTATCTCAAGGACCTCTCAGCTCCCCTGGTAGCTTCTGGGTCACATGTTCCCCCTTCTCTGCTCTCTCAAGGCCGGCCTTTTTCATTTATTCTCTAGATATCCCTCGTCTAACGAGCCTCGTCTAACGAGGGTCTTGCTCTTCGCTTTATTCAGCCAGATTTGGAAGAAGGAAAACCTGTGGTGCATTGTTCGTCGGAGGTGCTGGAAGCCGAGATCGCCCTTTGGGTGTTGACCTGTGTTGGTCACTTTATCAGTAGAAAGCCTGCCTTCTTGTTTGTCAAATCTGTTGTTGCCCATTTGTGGAAGTTGTC
It includes:
- the LOC122072521 gene encoding L-type lectin-domain containing receptor kinase IX.1-like, with the protein product MANISSVSWHFQFPKLNFILFQISLYFLLLVPPPAISLSFNFPSFNYSLLETPIIVPQLDAELSGTIIDLTRNNLNQSSPYSHGGVLYNAPVPLWDKKKKTLANFTTHFSFTISESDYDKGGDGLTFFLAPYGFQMGGNFNGGGLGLFYNLPVNNTATNRHIVAVEFDTYQNYWDPDSNHIGIDIYSIVSVQNTSCDAILWNKMTVNAEPWEATVDYDSSSYNLSVILSCSNKSVSPEICGLNYVVNLSEYLPEEVTSTTEDVNGVYQLNSWDFSSSLEMENSAPAPAPAPARAPAPVQGQVGVSTQASKRGGGSIKKKIGMAVGGASMITVLGSFLLLFFRRRNNLSDADDDVVLDVPTGPREFSYAELAGATSNFDDKQKLGEGGFGGVYKGFLSDLKMDVAVKRISKGSRQGIKEYSSEVKIISRLRHRNLVHLVSWCHQRKELLLVYEFMSNGSLDSHLFQNRGSLTWELRYKIALDLASALQYLRCPQGYLLTWPLHYSICVVHRDIKSSNVILDSKFNAKLGDFGLARLVENEGEPQTTNIAGTMGGRLVEQEKGTQTTNVAGTMGYMAPEYVLTGKASKESDVYSFGIVLLEIACGRKPVERMANPSEVGLVGWVWELYGSRKHLEATDPCICMDSDVKKQVECMIVVGLWCAQQDYNLRPSIGQAINVLKFDAPLPILPCCKVPVFSPFQ